One part of the Kwoniella dendrophila CBS 6074 chromosome 5, complete sequence genome encodes these proteins:
- a CDS encoding T-complex protein 1, eta subunit: MQGRLPQMQPTVVLLREGTDTSQGIGQLLSNISACLAVAQTVATTLGPRGMDKLIVDDRGLATISNDGATILKLLDVVHPAARTLVDIARAQDAEVGDGTTSVTLLAAEILKEVKPFLEEGVGPHVIIKGLREAKSLALKKINEIAVTIDKSNPEKFRELLLQCASTSMSSKLIHSQTPFFANMVVDAVLSLDQKDLDESLIGVKKVPGGGMQDSQLIRGVAFKKTFSYAGFEQQPKSFKDPKILCLNVELELKAEKDNAEVRVNEVSEYQAIVDAEWSIIYKKLEAIVETGAKVVLSKLPIGDLATQYFADRDIFCAGRVTAGDLKRVTQAVGGSIQSTCTDIEPHHLGKCGSFEEKQIGGERFNLFQDCPQAKTCTLILRGGAEQFIAEVERSLHDSIMIVKRAIQNNSVVAGGGACEMEISKYLRGHSRTIMGKQQLIVGAVAKALEIIPRQICDNAGLDATDILNKLRMKHAQGDLWSGVDVDNDENVQDNMKRFVWEPSLVKTNALSSAVEAACLILSVDETVRNPQSEAPSAGPPMPRGAAQQALRGRGRGMPRR; encoded by the exons ATGCAAGGTAGACTTCCTCAAATG CAACCTACCGTGGTCCTTCTTCGAG AGGGTACCGACACTTCCCAAGGTATAGGACAATTGTTATCCAACATATCAGCATGTCTGGCTGTAGCTCAAACTGTAGCTACAACGCTCGGACCTCGAGGTATGGATAAATTGATTGTAGATGATAGAGGATTAGCAACTATATCAA ACGACGGTGCTACTATCCTTAAATTACTTGATGTCGTTCATCCAGCAGCTAGAACTTTAGTAGATATCGCTCGTGCACAAGATGCTGAAGTTGGGGATGGTACAACTAGTGTAACATTACT TGCCGCTGAGATattgaaagaagtaaaaCCATTTCtcgaagaaggtgtaggaCCCCATGTGATAATCAAAGGTTTGAGAGAAGCCAAGAGCTTG gctttgaagaagatcaacgAGATTGCTGTAACGATAGATAAATCTAATCCTGA AAAATTCCGTGAACTCCTTCTTCAATGCGCATCCACTTCCATGTCATCCAAACTCATTCACTCTCAGACACCTTTCTTCGCCAACATGGTTGTAGATGCTGTTCTTTCGCTTGAccaaaaagatttagatgagTCACTTATCGGTGTAAAGAAAGTACCAGGAGGTGGTATGCAAGATTCTCAATTGATTCGAGGTGTAGCATTCAAGAAGACATTCTCATATGCAGGATTTGaacaacaaccaaaatcGTTCAAAGATCCAAAGATTTTATGTTTAAATGTCgaattagaattaaaagcagaaaaagataatGCAGAAGTTAGAGTTAATGAAGTATCAGAATATCAAGCTATTGTTGATGCAGAATGGTCAATAATTTATAAAAAATTAGAAGCTATTGTAGAAACTGGAGCAAAAGTTGTTTTATCGAAATTACCCATAGGTGATTTAGCTACACAATACTTTGCTGATAGAGATATATTTTGTGCTGGTAGAGTGACAGCAGGTGATTTGAAAAGAGTTACACAAGCTGTTGGTGGTTCAATTCAATCTACATGTACAGACATTGAACCTCATCATTTAGGTAAATGTGGTTCTTTcgaagaaaaacaaattggTGGTGAAAGATTCAATTTATTCCAAGATTGTCCACAAGCAAAGACTTGTACTTTAATTTTAAGAGGTGGTGCAGAACAATTCAtagctgaagttgaaagaagttTACACGATTCAATTATGATTGTTAAAAGAGCTATTCAAAATAATAGTGTGgttgcaggtggtggtgcttgTGAG ATGGAGATATCAAAATACTTAAGAGGACATTCAAGAACGATAATGGGTAAACAACAATTGATAGTTGGAGCCGTTGCAAAAGCATTGGAAATTATTCCTAGACAAATCTGTGATAATGCAGGTTTAGATGCAACAGATATTTTAAATAAATTAAGAATGAAACATGCTCAAGGTGATTTATGGTCaggtgttgatgttgataatgatgaaaatgttcAAGATAATATGAAAAGATTTGTTTGGGAACCTTCTTTAGTTAAAACAAAtgctttatcttcagctgTCGAAGCTGCTTGTTTGATCTTAAGTGTTGATGAAACTGTTAGAAACCCTCAATCTGAA GCTCCTTCAGCTGGTCCACCTATGCCAAGAGGTGCTGCTCAACAAGCTttaagaggtagaggtagaggtatgCCAAGACGGTAG